The following proteins are encoded in a genomic region of Gouania willdenowi chromosome 6, fGouWil2.1, whole genome shotgun sequence:
- the LOC114464274 gene encoding ubiquitin-associated protein 1-like, translating to MMSVLEDVPFQMVMGSLGGETQLLMAPDIRVPHCEQILQETEYEFKLERWILSRHEPMGPAPSCPPLCLMFSGPQGPRRHSLRSRDLRPRSHSLNSADARRDHRNRTVRFKVSDSEQDDGYSEDDESSSTEEPPQRPRSAASTHLCSHHCGPASPLKTSCPPHRGLDQNMVQNNPVPHSRKMFNKKKQCAVSSRFYSNSTSVGPSWSKHQLQRPSSSGPLYKPSRKKVFPGGPEGLFCDSAAELLSALSLEERTLLGTITQRGYPLRTAVMALQKTGYQSPEQVLKYLVSSERLCQLGYDQTQVEEALEMFQNCESKAAEFLRLLTQFHEMGFQQSAIKEVLLLHENHHEKALEELVTRMA from the exons ATGATGAGTGTTTTGGAAGACGTTCCGTTTCAGATGGTGATGGGTTCGCTGGGAGGTGAGACGCAGCTTCTGATGGCTCCAGATATCCGTGTTCCACACTGTGAGCAGATACTGCAGGAAACTGAG TACGAGTTCAAGCTGGAGAGATGGATCTTATCTAGACATGAACCAATGGGCCCGGCTCCATCCTGCCCTCCTCTGTGCCTGATGTTCAGTGGCCCTCAGGGGCCTCGCAGGCATAGCCTCAGGAGCAGAGACCTTCGGCCCCGCAGCCACAGCTTAAACTCAGCAGACGCTCGACGTGATCATCGTAATCGCACAGTCAGGTTCAAAGTCTCTGATTCTGAGCAGGACGACGGTTACTCTGAGGATGACGAAAGTTCCTCCACTGAAGAACCTCCTCAGAGGCCCCGGAGCGCTGCCTCCACCCACCTCTGCTCCCATCACTGTGGCCCAGCATCACCCCTGAAGACCTCCTGCCCTCCTCATCGTGGACTGGATCAGAACATGGTTCAGAACAACCCTGTCCCTCACAGCCGCAAGATGTTCAACAAGAAGAAGCAGTGTGCTGTGAGCAGCAGGTTCTACTCCAACTCTACCAGTGTTGGTCCTTCATGGTCCAAACATCAGCTGCAGAGACCCTCCTCATCAGGACCGCTCTATAAACCCAGTCGTAAGAAG GTGTTTCCTGGTGGTCCTGAGGGGCTTTTCTGTGAttctgctgctgagctgctgtcGGCCCTGAGCCTGGAGGAGAGAACACTGCTGGGAACCATCACACAGAGAGGATATCCTCTACGCACGGCTGTCATGGCTCTGCAGAAAACAGGCTACCAGAGCCCAGAACAA GTGTTAAAGTATCTGGTCTCCAGTGAGCGGCTGTGTCAATTGGGCTACGATCAAACACAGGTGGAGGAAGCTTTGGAGATGTTTCAGAACTGTGAGAGCAAG GCTGCTGAGTTCCTGCGTCTCCTGACTCAGTTCCATGAGATGGGCTTTCAGCAAAGTGCCATCAAAGAGGTGCTGCTGCTTCATGAAAACCACCACGAGAAGGCTTTGGAGGAGCTGGTGACTCGAATGGCATAA
- the LOC114465368 gene encoding ATP-dependent Clp protease ATP-binding subunit clpX-like, mitochondrial isoform X2 yields MSCPCTTAARVFLNAAHRGLSCSRIQLFSLSRQGSREGHLHPWVRVRSFSETAVCYAAKDGTTKDGGGDGGKKSVNEGKRMSESGGSGKGGGQLRCPKCGDPCTHVETFVSSTRFVKCEKCHHFFVVLSETDSKKGLNKEPESAAEAVKLAFAQKPPPPPKKIYAYLDKFVVGQSYAKKVLAVAVYNHYKRIYNNIPAGSRQQVEVEKQPSLTPRELLQIAGISPHGNALGASMQQQASQQAPQERRGGEVLDSQHTDIKLEKSNIILLGPTGSGKTLLAQTLARCLDVPFAICDCTTLTQAGYVGEDIESVIAKLLQDANYSVEKAQQGIVFLDEVDKIGSVPGIHQLRDVGGEGVQQGLLKLLEGTIVNVPEKNSRKLRGETVQVDTTNILFVASGAFNGLDRIISRRKNEKYLGFGTPSNLGKGRRAAAAADLANSSGETDTVAEIEEKDRLLKHVEARDLIEFGMIPEFVGRLPVVVPLHSLDEDTLVRILTEPRNAVVPQYQALFSMDKCELNVSRDALRAIARMALERKTGARGLRSIMEKLLLEPMFEVPHSDIMAVELDREVVLGKSQPRYIRAPAKESPEEEYDSGIEEENWPRQADAANN; encoded by the exons ATGTCGTGTCCGTGCACCACGGCTGCCAGGGTGTTCCTGAACGCAGCACACAGAG GGCTTTCCTGCTCCAGGATTCAGCTGTTTTCCCTGAGTCGTCAGGGGTCACGGGAAGGTCATTTACATCCCTGGGTACGTGTGAGGTCATTTTCAGAAACTGCTGTCTGTTACGCCGCTAAAGATGGGACGACAAAGGACGGCGGGGGTGATGGTGGAAAG AAAAGTGTCAATGAAGGGAAGAGAATGTCTGAATCAGGGGGTTCTGGAAAGGGAGGTGGTCAGCTACGCTGCCCTAAATGTGGAGACCCTTGTACACATGTAGAGACCTTTGTAT CATCAACTCGATTTGTTAAGTGTGAGAAATGTCATCACTTTTTCGTGGTTCTGTCTGAAACGGATTCAAAGAAAGGCTTAAACAAAGAACCAGAATCTGCAGCAGAGGCAGTGAAGCTGGCGTTTGCACAGAAGCCTCCGCCTCCACCTAAGAAG ATATATGCCTATTTGGACAAGTTTGTTGTGGGCCAGTCTTATGCAAAGAAGGTTCTGGCAGTCGCTGTGTACAATCACTACAAACGTATCTACAACAACATCCCTGCTGGGAGCAGACAGCAGGTGGAGGTGGAGAAGCAGCCATCTTTAACCCCACGTG AGCTGCTGCAGATCGCAGGAATCAGCCCTCATGGAAATGCTTTGGGAGCATCCATGCAGCAGCAGGCCAGCCAGCAGGCCCCCCAGGAGAGGAGGGGGGGTGAGGTCCTGGACTCACAACACACTGATATTAAACTGGAAAAGAGCAACATTATCCTCCTGGGTCCAACTGGTTCAG GAAAAACACTGTTGGCACAGACGCTGGCGCGCTGCTTGGATGTCCCCTTCGCCATTTGTGACTGCACCACACTGACTCAGGCTGGTTACGTTGGTGAAGACATTGAGTCGGTCATTGCTAAACTCCTGCAGGATGCTAACTACTCTGTGGAGAAAGCACAACAAG GTATTGTGTTTCTCGACGAGGTGGACAAGATAGGCAGCGTTCCAGGAATTCATCAACTGAGAGACGTTGGGGGGGAAGGAGTTCAACAG ggTTTGCTCAAACTTCTGGAAGGCACCATTGTCAATGTTCCTGAGAAAAACTCGAGGAAACTTCGAGGAGAAACGGTGCAGGTGGACACAACAAACATCCTGTTTGTTGCATCTGGTGCCTTCAATGGACTGGACAGAATAATCAGCAGAAGAAAGAATGAAAAG TATTTAGGTTTTGGAACGCCTTCTAACCTGGGCAAAGGGCGCCGTGCAGCAGCCGCAGCAGATCTGGCCAATAGCAGTGGAGAGACGGACACAGTGGCTGAGATCGAGGAGAAGGACCGGCTCTTGAAACACGTGGAGGCCAGAGATCTCATTGAGTTTGGGATGATCCCAGAGTTTGTGGGTCGCCTCCCCGTCGTCGTTCCTCTTCACAGCCTGGATGAAGACACACTGGTCAGGATCTTGACTGAACCTCGCAACGCTGTGGTACCACAGTACCAGGCTTTGTTCAGCATGGATAAG TGTGAGCTGAATGTGAGTCGGGATGCTCTGAGAGCCATTGCCAGGATGGCTTTGGAGAGAAAAACAGGAGCTCGTGGACTTCGATCTATCATG GAAAAGCTGCTTCTGGAGCCCATGTTCGAGGTTCCACACTCTGACATCATGGCTGTGGAGCTGGACAGGGAGGTGGTTCTGGGAAAGTCACAGCCAAGATACATCAG AGCTCCAGCTAAAGAGTCGCCAGAAGAGGAGTACGACTCTGGCATCGAGGAGGAGAACTGGCCCCGACAGGCGGACGCTGCTAACAACTGA
- the LOC114465368 gene encoding ATP-dependent Clp protease ATP-binding subunit clpX-like, mitochondrial isoform X1 — MSCPCTTAARVFLNAAHRGLSCSRIQLFSLSRQGSREGHLHPWVRVRSFSETAVCYAAKDGTTKDGGGDGGKKSVNEGKRMSESGGSGKGGGQLRCPKCGDPCTHVETFVSSTRFVKCEKCHHFFVVLSETDSKKGLNKEPESAAEAVKLAFAQKPPPPPKKIYAYLDKFVVGQSYAKKVLAVAVYNHYKRIYNNIPAGSRQQVEVEKQPSLTPRELEMRRREDEYRFTKLLQIAGISPHGNALGASMQQQASQQAPQERRGGEVLDSQHTDIKLEKSNIILLGPTGSGKTLLAQTLARCLDVPFAICDCTTLTQAGYVGEDIESVIAKLLQDANYSVEKAQQGIVFLDEVDKIGSVPGIHQLRDVGGEGVQQGLLKLLEGTIVNVPEKNSRKLRGETVQVDTTNILFVASGAFNGLDRIISRRKNEKYLGFGTPSNLGKGRRAAAAADLANSSGETDTVAEIEEKDRLLKHVEARDLIEFGMIPEFVGRLPVVVPLHSLDEDTLVRILTEPRNAVVPQYQALFSMDKCELNVSRDALRAIARMALERKTGARGLRSIMEKLLLEPMFEVPHSDIMAVELDREVVLGKSQPRYIRAPAKESPEEEYDSGIEEENWPRQADAANN; from the exons ATGTCGTGTCCGTGCACCACGGCTGCCAGGGTGTTCCTGAACGCAGCACACAGAG GGCTTTCCTGCTCCAGGATTCAGCTGTTTTCCCTGAGTCGTCAGGGGTCACGGGAAGGTCATTTACATCCCTGGGTACGTGTGAGGTCATTTTCAGAAACTGCTGTCTGTTACGCCGCTAAAGATGGGACGACAAAGGACGGCGGGGGTGATGGTGGAAAG AAAAGTGTCAATGAAGGGAAGAGAATGTCTGAATCAGGGGGTTCTGGAAAGGGAGGTGGTCAGCTACGCTGCCCTAAATGTGGAGACCCTTGTACACATGTAGAGACCTTTGTAT CATCAACTCGATTTGTTAAGTGTGAGAAATGTCATCACTTTTTCGTGGTTCTGTCTGAAACGGATTCAAAGAAAGGCTTAAACAAAGAACCAGAATCTGCAGCAGAGGCAGTGAAGCTGGCGTTTGCACAGAAGCCTCCGCCTCCACCTAAGAAG ATATATGCCTATTTGGACAAGTTTGTTGTGGGCCAGTCTTATGCAAAGAAGGTTCTGGCAGTCGCTGTGTACAATCACTACAAACGTATCTACAACAACATCCCTGCTGGGAGCAGACAGCAGGTGGAGGTGGAGAAGCAGCCATCTTTAACCCCACGTG AGCTAGAGATGAGAAGACGGGAGGATGAATACAGATTCACAA AGCTGCTGCAGATCGCAGGAATCAGCCCTCATGGAAATGCTTTGGGAGCATCCATGCAGCAGCAGGCCAGCCAGCAGGCCCCCCAGGAGAGGAGGGGGGGTGAGGTCCTGGACTCACAACACACTGATATTAAACTGGAAAAGAGCAACATTATCCTCCTGGGTCCAACTGGTTCAG GAAAAACACTGTTGGCACAGACGCTGGCGCGCTGCTTGGATGTCCCCTTCGCCATTTGTGACTGCACCACACTGACTCAGGCTGGTTACGTTGGTGAAGACATTGAGTCGGTCATTGCTAAACTCCTGCAGGATGCTAACTACTCTGTGGAGAAAGCACAACAAG GTATTGTGTTTCTCGACGAGGTGGACAAGATAGGCAGCGTTCCAGGAATTCATCAACTGAGAGACGTTGGGGGGGAAGGAGTTCAACAG ggTTTGCTCAAACTTCTGGAAGGCACCATTGTCAATGTTCCTGAGAAAAACTCGAGGAAACTTCGAGGAGAAACGGTGCAGGTGGACACAACAAACATCCTGTTTGTTGCATCTGGTGCCTTCAATGGACTGGACAGAATAATCAGCAGAAGAAAGAATGAAAAG TATTTAGGTTTTGGAACGCCTTCTAACCTGGGCAAAGGGCGCCGTGCAGCAGCCGCAGCAGATCTGGCCAATAGCAGTGGAGAGACGGACACAGTGGCTGAGATCGAGGAGAAGGACCGGCTCTTGAAACACGTGGAGGCCAGAGATCTCATTGAGTTTGGGATGATCCCAGAGTTTGTGGGTCGCCTCCCCGTCGTCGTTCCTCTTCACAGCCTGGATGAAGACACACTGGTCAGGATCTTGACTGAACCTCGCAACGCTGTGGTACCACAGTACCAGGCTTTGTTCAGCATGGATAAG TGTGAGCTGAATGTGAGTCGGGATGCTCTGAGAGCCATTGCCAGGATGGCTTTGGAGAGAAAAACAGGAGCTCGTGGACTTCGATCTATCATG GAAAAGCTGCTTCTGGAGCCCATGTTCGAGGTTCCACACTCTGACATCATGGCTGTGGAGCTGGACAGGGAGGTGGTTCTGGGAAAGTCACAGCCAAGATACATCAG AGCTCCAGCTAAAGAGTCGCCAGAAGAGGAGTACGACTCTGGCATCGAGGAGGAGAACTGGCCCCGACAGGCGGACGCTGCTAACAACTGA